In Populus nigra chromosome 1, ddPopNigr1.1, whole genome shotgun sequence, one genomic interval encodes:
- the LOC133678563 gene encoding inactive protein kinase SELMODRAFT_444075-like, which produces MSREQKKGKQDKGGSDVAVKVVVAVKASKEIPKTALVWALTHVVQPGDCITLLVVVPSHAPGRRLWGFPRFAGDCANGHRKSHSGATSDQRCDITDSCSQMILQLHDVYDPNKINVKIKIVSGSPCGAVSAEAKKAQANWVVLDKQLKHEEKRCVEELQCNIVVMKRSQAKVLRLNLVGTSKEPEVVGPSPSKLNEASEQHSKNKNNSSGSIRGPVVTPTSSPELGTPFTVTEAGTSSVSSDPGASPFFISETNGELKKEEPLVIKENRDLDESSSDTDTEHLSLASSLRFEPWVGELIGSHIQSSRHVEESSQRSNCMAQTSTTEALLEKFSKLDRQTGIGMSNYRTDLDLSVNVREAISLSRNTPPGPPPLCSICQHKAPVFGKPPRWFSYAELELATGGFSQANFLAEGGFGSVHRGVLPDGQAVAVKQHKLASSQGDLEFCSEVEVLSCAQHRNVVMLIGFCIEDRRRLLVYEYICNGSLDSHLYGHHREPLEWSARQKIAVGAARGLRYLHEECRVGCIVHRDMRPNNILITHDFEPLVGDFGLARWQPDGDTGVETRVIGTFGYLAPEYAETGQITEKADVYSFGVVLVELVTGRKAVDLNRPKGQQCLTEWARPLLEEYAIVELIDPQLGNHYSEQEVYCMLHAASLCIRRDPHSRPRMSQVLRILEGDMHVDTNYMAAPGYDVGNRSGRIYIDRTAAAAAAIKTLWCSAVNE; this is translated from the exons ATGAGTAGAGAACAGAAGAAGGGGAAGCAAGATAAAGGCGGCTCGGATGTTGCTGTGAAGGTTGTTGTCGCAGTTAAAGCCTCCAAGGAGATTCCTAAGACTGCTTTGGTCTGGGCTTTGACTCATGTTGTGCAACCTGGAGACTGCATTACTCTTCTTGTGGTTGTCCCTTCACACGCTCCAG GTCGAAGATTATGGGGATTCCCAAGATTTGCTGGTGACTGCGCCAATGGTCACCGGAAGTCTCATTCGGGAGCAACCTCAGATCAGAGGTGTGACATTACAGATTCCTGTTCCCAGATGATCCTTCAGCTTCATGATGTTTATGATCCAAACAAA ATCAATGTGAAGATAAAAATTGTTTCTGGATCACCTTGTGGGGCAGTCTCTGCAGAAGCCAAGAAGGCGCAAGCCAACTGGGTTGTACTAGACAA ACAGCTGAAGCACGAGGAAAAACGCTGCGTGGAAGAGCTGCAATGCAACATAGTGGTTATGAAACGATCCCAGGCAAAAGTCCTCCGCTTGAATCTGGTTGGAACATCAAAGGAACCTGAAGTTGTGGGCCCATCACCTTCCAAACTAAATGAAGCTTCTGAGCAGCAttcaaaaaacaagaataattcTTCAGGCTCCATTCGAGGACCGGTGGTTACTCCAACAAGTAGTCCAGAGCTTGGAACACCCTTTACTGTGACTGAAGCAGGAACTTCATCAGTCTCAAGTGATCCGGGGGCTTCACCATTTTTTATCTCAGAAACAAATGGAGAACTGAAGAAAGAGGAACCACTGGTCATCAAGGAAAATAGGGATCTTGATGAATCTAGTTCAGACACAGACACTGAACATTTATCTTTGGCTTCAAGTTTAAGGTTTGAACCATGGGTAGGAGAGTTAATTGGTTCTCATATTCAATCCTCAAGACACGTAGAAGAAAGCTCTCAGAGAAGTAATTGCATGGCGCAAACATCAACAACAGAAGCTTTGCTAGAGAAGTTCTCAAAACTTGATAGACAAACAGGAATTGGAATGTCAAACTACAGGACTGATCTAGACTTGAGTGTAAACGTGAGAGAGGCAATATCATTATCCAGAAATACGCCTCCTGGGCCGCCTCCTTTGTGTTCGATATGTCAGCATAAGGCACCTGTATTCGGGAAGCCCCCAAGGTGGTTTAGCTATGCTGAGTTGGAGCTTGCTACTGGAGGATTTTCGCAAGCCAATTTCTTGGCAGAGGGTGGGTTTGGATCTGTTCACAGAGGTGTATTGCCAGATGGCCAGGCAGTTGCTGTCAAGCAGCACAAATTGGCTAGCTCACAGGGGGATCTAGAATTTTGCTCAGAGGTGGAAGTCCTTAGCTGTGCTCAGCATCGAAATGTTGTTATGCTCATCGGGTTTTGTATTGAGGACAGAAGGAGGTTGTTAGTTTATGAATATATATGCAACGGGTCACTAGATTCTCATCTGTATG GGCATCACAGGGAGCCATTAGAATGGTCTGCGCGCCAGAAGATTGCAGTAGGAGCTGCTCGAGGGTTACGTTATCTTCATGAAGAATGCAGAGTAGGTTGCATAGTCCATCGTGATATGCGGCCAAACAACATTCTCATAACCCATGATTTTGAACCCCTG GTTGGAGATTTTGGCCTAGCAAGGTGGCAGCCTGATGGCGATACTGGTGTTGAAACAAGAGTGATCGGAACATTTGG GTATTTGGCTCCAGAATATGCTGAAACCGGTCAAATCACAGAAAAAGCTGATGTTTATTCCTTTGGAGTAGTTTTGGTCGAGCTTGTTACAGGACGAAAGGCAGTGGACCTCAACCGGCCAAAGGGCCAGCAGTGTCTCACGGAATGG GCACGCCCTCTATTGGAAGAATATGCCATAGTGGAACTGATTGACCCACAGCTTGGCAATCACTATTCAGAGCAGGAGGTTTACTGCATGCTCCATGCAGCATCACTATGCATACGACGGGATCCTCATTCCAGGCCTCGAATGTCTCAG GTTCTCCGCATACTAGAAGGTGACATGCATGTTGACACGAATTACATGGCAGCACCCGGGTATGATGTGGGGAACCGAAGTGGAAGGATTTACATAGATagaacagcagcagcagcagcagccatcAAAACATTATGGTGTTCTGCTGTCAACGAATGA